A window of the Synechococcus sp. JA-3-3Ab genome harbors these coding sequences:
- a CDS encoding magnesium chelatase subunit H has product MFTLVKPITRHVAPDELGGRRLMKVVYVVLEPQYQSALTAAVQRINARNPKLAVELSGYLVEELRDPSGYEAFRRDLETANVFIGSLIFIEDIAQKVVQAVEPLRERLDAVVVFPSMPEVMRLNKLGSFSMAQLGQSKSAIAQFMRKRQQGSNFQEGMLKLLQTLPKVLKYLPFDKAQDARNFMLSFQYWLGGSRENLENFLLMLADRYLPGMRDQVKFAEPVTYLEMGIWHPLAPQMFASLAEYWDWYNAREDLPEEVKDPLAPCVGLVLQRTHLVTGDDAHYVAMVQELESRGARVVPVFAGGLDFSKPVNEFFWNEQKTAPIVDVVVSLTGFALVGGPARQDHPKAVEALQRLNRPYMVALPLVFQSTEEWANSDLGLHPVQVALQIAIPELDGAIDPIILSGRDAVTGKAHALQDRIELIAARAIKWANLRRKPKLEKKIAITVFSFPPDKGNVGTAAYLDVFASIHRVMQALAHNGYDLGPELPKTPQELMESILHDPQAQYASPELNVAAKLSVREYEALTPYVKAIEKYWGPAPGHLNTDGQNLLIYGKHFGNLFIGVQPTFGYEGDPMRLLFSRSASPHHGFAAYYTYLEKVWKADVVIHFGTHGSLEFMPGKQIGMSGECYPDNLIGSLPNLYYYAANNPSEATIAKRRGYACTISYLTPPAENAGLYKGLQELRELIGSYQSLREGGRGIQIVNAICDKARLVNLDKDVELPQVDAAQLTLEERDTVVGKLYAKLMEIESRLLPCGLHVIGAPPTAEEAIATLVSIASIDRPEEGILGLPRIIAQSLGRDIDEIYRNRDRGHLADTELLDRINKACHKAVAALVQEQTDAQGRVSRVAKLNFFNMGRQAPWLVALKEAGYPQVEAELLKPLFEFLEECLKQITADYELGSLLRALEGEYILPGPGGDPIRNPAVLPTGRNIHALDPQSIPTAAAIKSAEMVVERLLARELSANGGRYPETISVVLWGTDNIKTYGESLAQVLCLLGVRPQPDALGRVNKVELIPLEELGRPRIDVVVNCSGVFRDLFVNQMALLDRAVKLAALADEPLELNYVRKHALQQAKELGLTLEQAATRVFSNASGSYSANINLAVENSSWEDESELREMYLSRKSFAFGSNLPNQQMRQLFEASLKTVDVTFQNLDSSEISLTDVSHYFDADPTKLVQSLRPDGKAPSAYMADTTTPSAQIRTLSETIRLDARTKLLNPKWYEGMLKHGYEGVREIAKRLVNTSGWSATAGAVDNWIYEETNETFIKDEAMRQRLMNLNPHSFRRIVGTLLEVHGRGYWQTSQANIERLQELYQEVEDRIEGVE; this is encoded by the coding sequence ATGTTTACTCTGGTTAAGCCCATCACCCGCCACGTGGCCCCTGACGAGCTAGGGGGGCGCCGACTGATGAAGGTGGTGTACGTGGTGTTGGAGCCGCAGTATCAGAGTGCTCTGACAGCAGCGGTGCAGCGCATCAACGCCCGCAACCCCAAGCTGGCGGTGGAGCTGTCTGGCTACTTGGTGGAGGAGCTGCGGGATCCCTCGGGGTATGAGGCTTTCCGGCGGGATCTGGAGACGGCCAATGTTTTTATTGGCTCCCTGATCTTTATTGAGGACATCGCCCAGAAGGTGGTGCAGGCGGTAGAACCCCTGCGGGAGCGGTTGGATGCGGTGGTGGTGTTCCCCTCCATGCCGGAGGTGATGCGCCTGAATAAGCTGGGATCCTTTTCTATGGCGCAACTGGGCCAGTCCAAGAGCGCCATTGCCCAGTTCATGCGCAAGCGCCAGCAGGGATCCAACTTCCAGGAGGGGATGCTGAAGCTGTTGCAGACGCTGCCCAAGGTGCTGAAGTACCTGCCCTTTGACAAGGCCCAGGATGCTCGCAACTTCATGCTTAGCTTCCAGTACTGGCTGGGCGGATCCCGCGAGAACCTGGAGAACTTTTTGCTGATGCTGGCGGATCGCTACCTGCCGGGGATGCGGGATCAGGTCAAGTTTGCCGAGCCGGTCACCTATCTGGAAATGGGCATTTGGCACCCGCTGGCGCCGCAGATGTTTGCCAGCCTGGCGGAGTATTGGGATTGGTACAACGCCCGCGAGGATCTGCCAGAGGAGGTGAAGGATCCCTTGGCCCCCTGCGTGGGTCTGGTGCTGCAGCGCACCCACCTGGTGACGGGGGACGATGCCCACTACGTGGCCATGGTGCAGGAGCTGGAGTCGCGCGGGGCGCGGGTGGTGCCAGTGTTTGCCGGCGGCTTGGACTTTTCCAAGCCGGTGAACGAGTTTTTCTGGAACGAGCAGAAGACGGCGCCAATTGTGGATGTGGTGGTGTCGCTAACCGGGTTTGCCCTGGTGGGCGGGCCGGCGCGGCAGGATCACCCCAAAGCCGTGGAGGCGCTGCAACGGCTCAATCGTCCCTACATGGTGGCACTGCCCTTGGTGTTTCAATCGACAGAGGAATGGGCCAATAGCGACCTGGGGCTGCACCCGGTGCAGGTGGCGCTGCAAATTGCCATTCCCGAACTGGATGGGGCCATCGATCCCATCATCCTCTCAGGGCGGGACGCCGTCACCGGCAAGGCCCATGCCCTGCAGGATCGGATTGAGTTGATTGCGGCGCGGGCCATCAAGTGGGCCAATCTGCGGCGCAAGCCCAAGCTGGAGAAGAAGATCGCCATCACCGTTTTCAGCTTTCCGCCGGACAAGGGCAATGTGGGGACAGCGGCCTACCTGGATGTGTTTGCCTCCATCCACCGGGTGATGCAGGCGCTGGCCCACAACGGCTATGACCTGGGGCCAGAGCTGCCCAAAACGCCGCAGGAGCTGATGGAGTCCATCCTCCACGATCCCCAGGCCCAGTACGCCAGCCCGGAGCTGAACGTGGCGGCCAAGCTGTCGGTGCGGGAATATGAGGCCCTGACGCCCTATGTCAAAGCCATTGAGAAATACTGGGGGCCGGCGCCGGGGCACCTGAATACCGATGGGCAAAATCTGCTGATTTACGGCAAACACTTTGGCAACCTGTTCATCGGGGTGCAGCCCACCTTTGGCTACGAAGGGGATCCCATGCGTCTGCTCTTTTCGAGATCGGCCAGCCCCCACCACGGCTTTGCCGCCTACTACACCTACCTGGAAAAGGTTTGGAAGGCCGACGTGGTCATCCACTTTGGCACCCATGGCTCTTTGGAGTTCATGCCGGGCAAGCAGATCGGCATGTCGGGCGAGTGCTACCCGGACAATTTGATCGGATCCCTGCCCAACTTGTACTACTACGCCGCCAACAACCCCAGCGAGGCCACCATCGCCAAGCGGCGCGGCTATGCTTGCACCATCAGCTACCTGACGCCGCCGGCAGAAAACGCCGGCCTCTACAAGGGGCTGCAGGAGCTGCGGGAGTTGATCGGCTCTTACCAAAGCCTGCGGGAAGGAGGACGCGGCATTCAGATTGTCAATGCCATCTGCGACAAGGCGCGCCTGGTCAACCTGGACAAGGATGTGGAGCTGCCCCAGGTGGATGCGGCCCAGCTCACCCTGGAAGAGCGGGACACGGTGGTGGGCAAGCTCTACGCCAAGCTGATGGAGATCGAGTCGCGGCTGTTGCCCTGTGGCCTGCATGTGATCGGGGCGCCCCCCACGGCGGAGGAGGCCATCGCTACCCTGGTGAGCATCGCCAGCATCGACCGCCCGGAAGAAGGGATCCTCGGCCTACCCCGCATCATTGCCCAGAGCCTGGGTCGGGATATCGACGAAATCTACCGCAACCGGGATCGGGGGCACCTGGCGGATACAGAGCTGCTGGATCGCATCAACAAGGCCTGCCATAAGGCAGTGGCCGCGCTCGTGCAGGAGCAAACCGACGCCCAGGGGCGGGTCTCGCGGGTGGCCAAGCTCAATTTCTTCAACATGGGGCGGCAGGCGCCCTGGCTGGTGGCCCTCAAGGAGGCGGGCTATCCGCAGGTGGAGGCGGAGCTGCTCAAGCCTTTGTTTGAGTTTTTGGAAGAGTGCCTCAAGCAAATCACGGCCGATTATGAGCTGGGATCCCTGCTTCGCGCTTTGGAAGGGGAGTACATCCTGCCGGGGCCGGGCGGGGATCCCATCCGCAACCCCGCTGTGTTGCCGACGGGGCGCAACATCCACGCCTTGGATCCCCAGTCTATCCCCACGGCAGCGGCCATTAAGTCGGCGGAGATGGTGGTGGAGCGGCTGCTGGCCCGCGAGCTGAGCGCCAACGGCGGCAGGTACCCGGAAACCATCTCGGTGGTGCTCTGGGGCACGGACAACATCAAGACCTACGGCGAGTCGCTGGCGCAGGTGCTGTGTTTGCTGGGGGTGCGTCCCCAGCCGGATGCCCTGGGGCGGGTGAACAAGGTGGAGCTGATCCCCTTGGAGGAGCTGGGGCGGCCCCGCATTGACGTGGTGGTCAACTGCTCCGGCGTGTTCCGGGATCTCTTTGTCAACCAAATGGCCCTCCTCGACCGGGCGGTAAAGCTGGCGGCCCTGGCCGATGAGCCGCTGGAGCTGAACTATGTGCGCAAGCACGCTCTGCAGCAGGCCAAGGAGCTGGGGCTGACGCTGGAGCAGGCGGCAACGCGGGTCTTTTCCAACGCTTCTGGCTCCTACTCGGCCAACATCAACCTGGCGGTGGAAAACAGCTCCTGGGAGGACGAGAGCGAGCTGCGGGAGATGTACCTCTCGCGTAAGTCCTTTGCCTTCGGATCCAATCTGCCCAACCAGCAGATGCGGCAGCTGTTTGAGGCCAGCCTGAAGACGGTGGACGTGACCTTCCAGAATCTGGATTCGTCGGAGATCAGCCTGACGGATGTCAGCCACTACTTCGATGCGGATCCCACCAAGCTGGTGCAGAGCCTGCGCCCGGACGGCAAGGCCCCCTCGGCCTACATGGCGGATACCACCACGCCCAGCGCCCAGATCCGCACCCTGAGCGAGACGATCCGCCTCGATGCTCGCACCAAGCTGCTCAACCCCAAGTGGTACGAGGGCATGCTCAAGCACGGCTACGAAGGGGTGCGGGAGATCGCCAAGCGGCTGGTGAATACCTCCGGCTGGTCGGCCACGGCGGGAGCGGTGGACAACTGGATCTACGAGGAAACCAACGAGACCTTCATCAAGGACGAGGCGATGCGGCAGCGCCTGATGAACCTCAACCCCCACTCCTTCCGGCGCATCGTCGGCACCCTGCTGGAGGTGCACGGGCGTGGCTACTGGCAGACTTCCCAGGCCAACATCGAGCGCCTGCAGGAGCTGTACCAAGAAGTGGAAGACCGGATCGAGGGGGTGGAGTAG